The Cryptomeria japonica chromosome 2, Sugi_1.0, whole genome shotgun sequence region gccacatttattttgaattacatcatatTTCAGTATGGTGTCCCCCTTTCAATCATTACAAATAACGGCCgtcccttcaagaaccaagatgttcgtgagctttgtgataaATTTCATAACTAGCACTATTTCTCCACACCgtactatcctcaaggtaatgcACAGGTTGGGGCCTTTAACAAAAGCATCCatagaatcctcaaaaagataatcaatgAAGCTGGTCATGATTGGAATATCCAGTTGAACCCTGCCTTGTGGGCTTATCGCATGAGTGTCAACACTCCCacaggcgccactccttattcccttgTTTATGGTGCTCAAACTATATTGCCCATTGAGTTCAAGATACCCTCCCTACGAGTCTCTTTACACAAACtaattagtgatgaagactatagagtagcttgcttgcatgacttagaattgttggatgaaagaagacaaactTCTTTTGATCACCTCAGAGCATATCAACAGTGCATGTGCAGAAGTTACAACCGCATAGTCATATCTAGCACATTTgatgttggtgatcttgtccttagagaaaatccaaagaactagcaagacaaagagaaaaggggccattttgaacctaattggcttggtccATTTATTATCACTATTGtgtatggattaggagcatatcaatTGGAAACTCCTGAGGGTGAACTATTTGAAGATGCAATCAATAGCATTCGCCTTCACAGattatgaaaaaatacaaaaaaatgagaaaaagatcttgaaaaatacaaaaaataagaaaatgatcctgaaaaataaaaaaaaatgaggaaaaaatcctgaaaaaatattaaaaaatgagaaaaagatcctgaaaaaagaccgtctctggtgaaaacctggtaaacaagcgccttgtgacacaaaaaaggtgaaaaaataaaaaagtaaagaaaaataaattcatccactggtgaaaaccagACAACCTGTGCCATGCGTAGAGATTTCTCTTCTCCTTCCTTCAGTACTCTACTTGATCATGCCCTACCTGTATCTACCCTCCcattccataatagcttttacacccccaccatagcttgtggattgtttgCATACCCCACGCATACTATGCTAGTCTTATCCCTCATTGGGGCATCTCCTCAACCTTAGGAGTGGGTTGGGATAGTTTGCATCTCACAGTTGGAGGAACTATCTTCTACAAAggtctaaaaaaaaatcataaaaatcattaaacatcttgaaaaaaaatcataaaaatcataaaatgtcctaaaaaaatctgaaaaatcataaaatgtttcgaaaaaatcataaaatatcctagaaaaaccctaaaaattaaaacataaatgtaaaaactctaaaaatcataaaaatccaaatacgtgtaaacattgcgatgacacaaacacttcaaacaagcaTGCAGCTTTGGAACTTCAACAAACTCATGGCATGACGAGATTACGATTGAGCAAACATAACAACATCTGATCGACTTATTAAAACCAAACACATTAACTGTGAACAAAAATCATTcggcatgaaacatattgttttcttattttcttattttcttttgattgttttttattttctttttttggtgaaatgtcttttagcttttctaggatatctctgactagagattttatctcgaggatgtctttggctataaaggcgaggatggggcatgttcacctgTTTGTTtcttgtggattgttccttagtaatatgatggcttatcttaggacatgatcatttaagatcatcgaggacataatAGTCTGATGAAAACCGAGGTAATCCTTCTTATCTGATGTGTTTTCTTTCACAAAATTGGTATGATGATTCATTTGGGTCTTATTTGTATCTAGATGAGTTTTTCCATTTtccataataagctcgatgatgactTTAACACTTCAAAAGTGCAAGAATTTtcatcacctttcatatcctctttctcatcattcttctttctcatcacttttctcctttcatcgcccttttcatctctctttttcatcatttcttccatcatcttctccattcttcttattgCAATGAGATCAATCAAATGCTCTATCCAACTCATGCATGTCTATGAAATTATTAATCACTTTATCATTTCAACTAACTTTCTTCTTGCAATCTCAATGACCCTGGATCAATCAAtaattggatcaccttatcttgcactCACATCAATCCCTATCATCTTAATCAGCTTAATCAACTTAATCAGCTTATCAAACTAGCTATACTGTTCATTTCCGTCAATTGTTCAATTATGCatcatcaactgtgcatttccatcaaatgtacatctcaacttaatcacttgtgcaatatcaatcatccaatatcCTTTTTGtaatctatcgagagatcaatctccatcaaatctgttcgatcaatctctcgagggggcataaccaatcaatcatcacccttatCAGGATATCTCTAGGGCATGTATTAGTTcataattttctttgaaacaatgtgacaggctgcattgtctcaaagaggggcaaaatgtagacaaatTAAATTTTCCATCTTAATCTCAGATGAATCCACCTCATttttcatgcattattccatctactatcatttatcatcatttatccattattaatattatccTTAATATTATTATCCATCATTTATCCTTTTCCAGATTAGCATTTACCCACACTTGGCCTCAATACCATTGGTCGATTTTGAAATGTATTATTTTTTCAAGAATGGCTTCACACTGATGATTTTTTCAAGGAAACATTTTCTTCTCAGTGCTCTGGGTTGTGGTTGTTTTCAATTTATTTCTGGATATGCAGCTGGTTTTCACAGATTTCATTCACCTTTCATGACTTTGGATAAGGAATTTCTTTGGATTCTGAAAGTCATCCCTCAAAACAGAAGACGTTGGATGAAGAATAGGACGAAGCCATTTTTCCTCCAAGTTGTCGATTCAAGGTGTTGCAATAACTAAAAAGCCCCAGTTATAATTTTGTATAGTTATATGTTGATACTAGACATTGTATATGGTCTTTTAAGTTATAACTACTATAGTGATCAGATTTTTTTGTCTCTTCCAAGCTAGATTTTAGACTCTATCATAGTATGTTTTTTGTCAAGCAAAACATTACTATATGATATATTATGATATGTTATATCAGATGTTTTGATAACTGATATTAGCATAATGAAATCCTCTTGTTTTGTATCTCTACTACCAGTACTATAATTCTTGTAGTTCTGTAATGTTttttaatacttaataaaaatatgCGGCCTATGCtttttaccaaaaaaaataaaaatattatcattaatattattattattattcatcattttccattattaatattattattattcatcatttatccattattaatattatcattattcatcattaattattattatttttctttaatatcatcaataatatctatattatcattaatattataattccatttattatttattaatattattattaaatcacCTATTTATCGTCTATCACCTATACATTTTATACtaatatcatttatctattttcacaaatacatgcatttgcatttatacttTCTCCTCGCACATGTGGGATCAAACTCTCAAGtccaatcttttatcccacattcatcacaTAACTTGGATTCACCCAGAGAATTCCTATAAAAGAAGAGCCCCTATCCCATTTTGGGGACCACGACTTTGCATTCAAAATCTATTGTCTTGGCATTTTGAGCATCCATTAGTTGTTTATGCATTCTTgagcactcttaacatccattttTTGCATAGTTGTttatgcattcttgtgtatgtgcTTTCTGAGAGCACTTATTATTTGAACACAAGATCTTGATAGTAGGAGGGAAATAGAGTgaatttttgttgcatgcatgtgtgtttctagctTAGATTTTTGTTTTACATGTGTATGTTTTAGAATCTGGAAGCTTTACACACTTGTCTCCTATAAGTCAAGGTCAAGTTAGAAGGACAATGACACTATATGCCCTAGTCCTAGGGTTTTCATATGATCATTGTTTGGTAATGTTTGTCATTGAATTCTCTTCTTATCCATAATTTCCTCATTGTGATATACTCCTATGCACACAAAGAATGGAAAAGTAATAGTTGTTCTATACAGGGGCTTGCCAAATTCAATCCccatgttggtgtttccacctccacaacaacaatgatgagatgattttGTTCCCTCACAAGGACAAAGGCTAAGTAAATGATAAATACTACAATGACAAGCTTAACTTATATATGAAACCCTCTCAAGGAGTTATACATAAAGGCTTAATGTAGTGTTCCTTGAAATCTTGCTGCATGCTAGTGCATGacatgataataaaaataaataagagaAATGAAACAATACTTGAGTATAGCATTGTTGTCATGAAATTGAAAATGTAGAAGTGCTTATGGCTTGTTCCTCCTTGTATGAATTCTCTAGATTTAATTGGATTATAGTGCTTATTAGACCTTATGAAAGATAAAATATGTTCTTCATATGGACATCATAAATTTACTTTGTTATAAAAATACCAATACAAAACGATCAAATATAAATATTGGTACTGGATCACAAAATGCAAAGGCCAATAGATGTAGTCACCACTTTTTTAGATCATTTTGTCAAGATTAAGGCATTGGACATGGATGTCCTCCCAAAATGCGTCCTCTGAAGTGGAAACACAAATGTTGAGACTTGTGTCAAAGGACCTAGTCTTAGTTTTGATATTTGATGACATATTACATGTCAAATTAATAATGAATTTTTAAGGTAGCATAGAGCATAAATGGACATAAAATAAAGTAGGGTAATGCACAATAAATAAAGTGCCAAATAGAGTCTGAAATTGTTGAATTAAACAATTTACAAAACTAGAAAGAATAAATTAGGGAATTGTACATTTAAACATTTATAGTTCCTACCATTAAGATGAATTTGTGAAACTGCACCTTTGTGCATTTATAATTCTTGCATTAAGTTGATCTAATAATAGAGAACTTGTAATCTTCAAAGAAAGGTTACAAGTTCAAACCTGTTGCGATAGGGTATATACACCTCATTTCTAGCATAATTAGATGCCTCTTGCATAGAGCATGGAGTAGTCTAATATTTTATAAATCATCTATAGAACCAAAAATAGATCTCCTGATACCCTAAACTATAAAAAAATCCAATTCCACCCAATTCCTTCCATTTCCATTTCGATTACCCTTAAGAAGAGATTTAAAAACTGTACCTCTAAACATCTATAGTGCTGAAGTCAATTCACAATAAAACGGAATTAGAAAACAATCTATAGTTCGTATCTGCTCTTGTTTGCCTCAGAGCTTTGGCGAGCCACGGGATATTCATGAGTTTGACAATCACGATGTTAACAACTGTGTTATTCGTCGTTGTAGGATACGTTAATCTACATTTTCTCCGCATATTTTGGCCCAACATGGAAGTTGCAATCAAAGTTATAGCTGTAAAACTTGTACGAGATGAAATGGTCTGACCCCTCGAATTTCCAGACATGTAAAGTGCAGATTTATTCCACGAGATTCCAGTCCATCCCAGTGAGTTTGGAGCCCATCCCATTAATCTCTGACAAGAAATTTGAGCATCTTTAGTCAATTCTGTTAAATGAATGTCCAAAACCAGAAAAAAGCGATTCTTTGTCTGCTTCGACGTCCAACAGCTGCGTCTCATTGCAGAGTCCGCAGGCCTTTGATCGAAAGAAACATTGGTGAGGGTATCTTTTGTCCATAGTTATAATATTCCATAGTGATGCTCCCATATTACAATTATTACCCACAGTTGGTCTGTCAATCTTTTGCTATAAAAATGTCAGCTTTGAATCACAATGATTGTCTACACATTaagaaagaatggagataagagcGATGGCTAAGAGTATGCTGATCTGGTGGATGATGAGCTCTTTGATTTTGCAAGTAGTTGAAGGAGGAAGAAGTGCGCATGTACCAGGAATGTTTGTATTTGGGGATTCATTAGCAGATGCAGGAACTAACAATTTCCTTCCAAACTGTACCACTAAGAATGTTTCCTTCTTCCCCAACCCAACTGGTCGCTTCACAAATGGCCTCACTGTTTTCGATTTCATAGGTGAGCATAAATGAATATTACCACATCTTTTCAAGTTCTTTCACCCGTAGAACAAATATTCAAAGTTCAATCTTACAGAGCTGGGTAAGATCTAATAAAGCTTATAAATTAGTGAATGGGTTCGTATTAGTAAGGAATGTATTTGTGATTGCAGCTACTCACTTGGAGCTCACTTAACCCAAATGTATTTAATACTTATACAACTTCTTATAATTAAtttaaactattaaaaaattataactataaaatctaaaaactagcaTTACGAACAATCCCTCATATAATAGAGTTACAAAGTGTATGGTAATATTTCATTTCCCATAATAGAGGAGATATTAATCATTAGATGGGTAGACATGCATGGATTAGGCTCCTCATGCATCTTTTTTGTTACCTCACGCCAATCTTGTTCATATGAAGTTTAAGCTAGTGTTCATATAGAGTTTAAGCTAATGAATCAACCATGGATTTTCATATATCACATGCTCTCTCCAGCTTCCTCTAAAATTGTGGATGTTGTATTTTTCTTTAATTCACGAGATGATTGGATAAGAAGGAGAAATTGAATCTTCTATAATTAACAAATAGTTATTGAATAAATCCTTAGTCTTATTATATCCTACAACATCATTATAATGAGGAAATTCTACCTCTTCCCAAAAGGTGGGGTTTTTTGTCAAACTCTAGAAATGAATACTTTTCTATCACATTAGGAAGCTAAAAGCCCTTTAGAATAATGACTTCTACATCTAACTCTTTGATTGTTTCCAAATCCTCTCATTTCAGACTCTTAGAATTATCTCTCAACATGACTAGTTGACTtaacataattaataattaatcattttaaaaaatatatagaaaacATATATTTAATAAGTTTAAATAATTAAGAAGGAGAATTAAATTTCTAACTTTTAAGTTTAATTGCATTTACTTTTTTGTTTCAGCATTTTAGGTTGATATCTAGTTATCTATCATAAGGATGAGAGTAAAATAGAGAGTGTAACCTAATATATTTAAGTGCTTTCCAAAAAGTCTCCTGAAGTACAATTAAATTAACCTAAATTGGTGCAGAAAATTGTTAAATTTAGTGATCAGATATCGAAATTTGAAGAATTCTCTAGGCATGTACGGAAAAAGTCGCACCTCAGAAATTCTTTATACTGCATTTCCATTGGAGGCAACGACATTCATGCCCACTACAACGGCCCTTCCTTAAATCTCAGTGATGCACAATTCGTCACTTTGCTGGTTGGCACACATGGTCAATACATCCAAGTAAGTTTCAGAATAATTTTTTGTTACAGACGTGATCAATTTTCAGTAccattattaataaaattaatgcatttgttgTGGCAGAGGCTTTATCGTGCTGGAGACGGAAAATTTCTGATACTCGACATCTCCGCTTTAGGATGTACTCCTATTGCCAGATTTACATATAATTTTCAATACCAGGGAAAGTGTGCGGAACCTGGAAATATACTAGCCCAGAAATACAACGTTGCTCTGAAAAATCTTGTAGATCACCTGAATGGAAAACTACATGAAGTGAATATCATGCTCTTTTAATTCTtatgattacttgacaaacatgATTAGAAATGGCAAAGCTTTTGGTAAGTCAATGCCCACTTCAATAACCTCCTTATCTATCAATCTTTTTCTGTGCCTTGCAGTCTTATTAATTGAATGCGTGTTAAATTTGTAGGTTTTTAAGAAACAAAATCAGCGTGCTGTGGATCAGGATTGTTCAGAGCCAATGTGAGCTGTGGACAGACCAGTCCGCCAGATCTGTATTGCAATGATCCAGATGCATATTTGTTTTGGGATGCAGTTCATCCCACACAGAGAGCTTACTccatattttcaaaagaaatatgGGGAGGAAATTCTTCTGTTATGCATCCAATTAACCTTTCCACTCTAGTCTTGGGGAGAAATGCATAAACAAATCTACATTCTTCAGTTTGGGCTACTGAAAAACTTTGAATTTCTCTTGGGAATAATAAATAATATGGAAAACCGATTCGTCTAGTAGGATGCAATTTGGTTTTTTATATGAATGGACATGGAGGAATGTTTACTCAGTACTTCATAGAGCTGAGTAATTTTTGATAATGCATTGTATTAAATAAGAGGTATTTGAGATATGATAATAAAATGATCTTAAAATGTCAATTACAAAAAGAAGTAAAACATAAGATAGTTATAAGAAAGAGGTCAGAAAAATTGAGTGGTCTGTAGATATTGTAAAATAAGAAGTATTTAGAATTAAAAAGTTTATTAGAAGGGatgttattaattaaatattatgaaGTAAAAAGGGGAATAGAAGTAATATTTAACATGTACAAATGAATGCGATAATGTATGAGTCTATATACTAAATCCCATTTATAGTTCTCTAGATGCATATATGTTAGATAGAAACATTCCAAGTGCATAGATTTGGGGCATGAGAGCTTATCAGTGAGGCCTCTACaagggacgcgtctattctggctccaaaacagtagtatggattgactaacacacatgttagttgCGCATTATACATcattgattttgcaataaacagttgtgattgactaacatgtcgctatcacgctgtacaaaaggtctgttttggagccagaataactTTGACCCTCTACAAGTTGTTCCTTTTTTCTTAGAATTGGAGATTTTTTATTGGGATTCTAGTAGGTTGGGGTCTTTTTCTTTTTGTCTTACGTATAGATCTTGTTTGTTAATGGTTTTCTATTTCAAAATGATAGCTTTCTCTAATTAGGTTGTTACAAAAGCGATTACATTTTAGAATTTTTTGTCTAGGCACTTAAATTTACTCTATAAATTCGTAAAGAATTTACATGCAATGGTtatcttatttttctttatttcaaaGAGTTTCATCTTTGATAATATTGTTTATGAATGTGTTTTCTCTAACTATGATATTCTAAAACATAAGTTCAAGGTATATTTGTGATCTCTTCAAAAATTTCATTTACAGATGCCCTATCATGGTTGAGTTTTAAGTATTGCTACTTCCATTAATCCCTATCTAGAGCTACAAGTGATATTATTCatgttttgaatatatttttattttcacctCAGCTACTTATTCATGATTTGTGTTGGGTTTATGATATTCTTACCAAAGCCATCATCATGTTGTATTCGTTGTGTCTTTTTCGTGGATAATACATTGCATCATTACTTTGATAGTTGATTAAGTTTCTATTCCATTCTGTTTTAAGGATGTATCATCAAGACCATTGATGCCCTGGTCTAGCTACTTTTCCTTTTACTTAGTATGCTCTTTTTTTATGAATACAATCTAAAACCTCGGATCTTTTGAATTGTGGTATGGTAGCTGCATTTAATAATCCTATTGGATACAAATGATTTGTAATTAAAACCCTCTCTATATTTCTTGACAAAATATGATCTTTGTGGATAACTTTTGTGTGCATGCATACCATAGGATTATGTATTAAGTTAGAGAGTGTTGTCTTTTTTTTATGCACCATTTGTCCCAAATTTATTAATTCATCACTAACGTATAAACCAAAAAAGAATCCCATTTCTTTCAAATAGAGAGTCAGGATCGAGTTAGTTGTAACCCACTCTCTACAAACCTTTATAGATATTTCATTTCAGCTTATAATGCTCAACATAAAACTTGAATTGTCTTAGTATGATTGATACCAAATATTGTTGGATTTTTCATAAATAGGAAAAGAACCAAGACAAAATCTCATATTGATAGTCACAACCATTCTCAATACAAGATCATAGAGggataagtgcaccaagatggtgaacaaaaagggggtataagtggccacttttttttttcttcaaaaattagttaaacctgaacttggaggagctaTTTGAGACttgtccactcaaaatttgaaaatacataaagaagaagaattgtagtactctgatctagtttccaaactactatttttttcaaaaatagataataTTAAGAGGTTCAAATATTTCACGCACATAAAAGATTTCCCTTTTTCCaataaaacataacatagtgtctagtgTGCGTGTCAAAAAGGTTATAGTtttatttagtattttgaaaaacccttcaagagaaagatagttaagagtgagtaatagaagttatttttttgtttgtaatttttggttgagtatttttttcCCATGATTTTTCAAAGTGGACGCATCGTTAAAATTAAGTACCTATTCATGCACATCACATAACTTGTaccaaaataatcaatttttatttttttgaagtgtagagaatgaagtgtagaacaataatatatttgttttttcaaatttggacaagtagttCAAAATTTATGAAAAAATGGTAAACATATATGTCTTTGAGAACCCTAGAGATACTCGTAAAACAAATTAagaattaatatgttaatgttgttcaaatctaaaaaaaattaaatatacttagaaatcttagaagatggatgaaattatggtggcaagtttacaaatacccacttgataatgtgtaaacctgatgatgatgaagttgagaaaccagattggaagaagaaaacatgtaaaaaggagggatataaggctccCAAGCCACAaccttgtcatccaagcctatgtACAAGGCAAAATGCATATGtgttattttaattaaaaacaCATGCgtattatttatattaaaaattcatacgggtttttaaaaataaaaacacatATGTGTTATGTTTAGCAAGAAAAAAACAATCACATTTTTCTTATATTAAGTTAGATAAGGAACATGGACTTAAACATCAATTCCTGTAGCCttcccttaatttttttttaaagatatatacataaaatataacatttaagtacaaGTTAATATAtttagttatattttatgtatatattgctaggatgtttgagagtggtttcagatctctggGAGTCATAATATAGATTCTAGATATtaagagatcttataattttttagacttTGTCAAAATTCAATAATTAGTGGGCTTATATCATCATTCTCTTTCTCTCCCTACATACATCaactctccctccctacctctacttctctacatacctctccctctctctctttctctttgtcccaCCCTCCCATGCTTTGTCTCTACTTCcctatctcctctctccctccctccacatacctctacctccctccctccctacctctattcaTCTACATAAATAtttctctctacctatctctatctcactccctccctccctccctccctctctatttttctttatctcacactCTATCTCCCCTATCCTtgtctctacctacctctcttttcatCCCTCTCTAATTTTCTCCCCTAACTCTCTAACTCCTTCTCTTCatactattctctctctctctctctctctctctctctctctctctctctctctctctctctctctaattattTGTCCTAATATgccctccctctctttgaatacctctccttcctTCACTCCAaatctcccctccacttttgtctatttcatctctttatctctcttcttctctctctctctctctctctctctctctctctctctctctctctctctctctctctctctctctctctctctctctctctctctctctctctctctctctctctctctctctctctctctctctctctctctctctctttctctaggtatttagataaatagtGTATGGGGGGAGTGCAAGAGAGGTAGGTAGAcatagataagtagagagaaaagaaaagagagatagttagagatataggtaggaagggagagagatataggTTGACAAAGAGGTAATAGAGAGATAAAGAGCGGGGGGAGAGGTGATATTAATAAAAGTGGCAAGGGACGGTTTGGGagatagaagaaaagatagaaatagaggttttgtagggagggagatatatagaggaagagatgaagaggaagaggggagatagtgataagttgagaggggtaaatagatagagagagagagaggtgatataGACAAAAGTGGATTGAagagttggagtgagggagagaaggagaggtattcaaagagggAGGGAAGAAGAGATATTCAAAGAGAGGTAGGGTACATAGAGATAAGTAGTTAGAGAGAGCGTGTGGAGATAGAAGGagtgaggagggagagagagggggagagagagagagagagagagagagagagagagagagagagagagagagagagagagagagagagagagagagagagagagagagagagagag contains the following coding sequences:
- the LOC131052093 gene encoding GDSL esterase/lipase At1g33811-like — encoded protein: MAKSMLIWWMMSSLILQVVEGGRSAHVPGMFVFGDSLADAGTNNFLPNCTTKNVSFFPNPTGRFTNGLTVFDFIEFSRHVRKKSHLRNSLYCISIGGNDIHAHYNGPSLNLSDAQFVTLLVGTHGQYIQRLYRAGDGKFLILDISALGCTPIARFTYNFQYQGKCAEPGNILAQKYNVALKNLVDHLNGKLHEVFKKQNQRAVDQDCSEPM